Proteins encoded in a region of the Cupriavidus pauculus genome:
- a CDS encoding NADH-quinone oxidoreductase subunit C — MATLDTLKAALEKVLGKRVQSLTETLGELTLIVKAADYLETAQLLRDDPSLRFEQLIDLAGVDYSDYAEGTWDGPRFAAVSHLLSVTHNWRLRVRVFAPDDDLPVLASVIDVWNSVNWFEREAFDFYGIVFEGHPDLRRLLTDYGFVGHPFRKDFPVSGYVEMRYDPEQKRVIYQPVTIEPREITPRVIREENYGGTQH, encoded by the coding sequence ATGGCGACGCTCGACACTCTGAAGGCCGCGCTCGAGAAGGTTCTCGGCAAGCGCGTGCAATCGCTGACCGAAACCCTCGGCGAACTGACGCTGATCGTGAAGGCCGCCGATTATCTCGAAACCGCCCAGCTGCTGCGCGACGATCCGTCGCTGCGCTTCGAACAGCTGATCGACCTCGCCGGCGTGGATTATTCCGATTACGCCGAAGGCACGTGGGATGGCCCCCGTTTCGCCGCGGTCTCGCACCTGCTGTCCGTGACGCACAACTGGCGTCTGCGCGTGCGCGTGTTCGCGCCCGACGACGACCTGCCCGTGCTGGCGTCGGTGATCGACGTGTGGAACTCGGTGAACTGGTTCGAACGCGAAGCGTTCGACTTCTACGGCATCGTGTTCGAAGGGCATCCGGACCTGCGTCGCCTGCTGACCGACTACGGTTTCGTCGGCCACCCGTTCCGCAAGGATTTCCCGGTTTCCGGCTACGTCGAGATGCGCTACGACCCGGAGCAGAAGCGGGTCATCTACCAGCCGGTGACGATCGAGCCGCGCGAAATCACGCCACGCGTGATTCGCGAGGAAAACTACGGCGGCACGCAGCACTAA
- a CDS encoding NuoB/complex I 20 kDa subunit family protein, with translation MAIEGVLNEGFVTTTADKLINWTRTGSLWPMTFGLACCAVEMMHAGAARYDLDRFGVVFRPSPRQSDVMIVAGTLCNKMAPALRKVYDQMAEPRWVISMGSCANGGGYYHYSYSVVRGCDRIVPVDIYVPGCPPTAEALIYGVIQLQNKIRRTNTIARKG, from the coding sequence ATGGCAATCGAAGGCGTTCTCAACGAAGGCTTTGTCACGACGACCGCTGACAAGCTGATCAACTGGACCCGCACGGGCTCGCTGTGGCCGATGACGTTTGGCCTGGCCTGCTGTGCCGTGGAAATGATGCATGCCGGCGCCGCGCGCTATGACCTCGACCGTTTCGGCGTGGTCTTCCGCCCGTCGCCCCGACAATCGGACGTGATGATCGTCGCCGGCACGCTGTGCAACAAGATGGCGCCCGCGCTGCGCAAGGTCTACGACCAGATGGCCGAGCCGCGCTGGGTGATCTCGATGGGCTCGTGCGCCAATGGCGGCGGCTACTACCACTACTCGTATTCGGTAGTGCGTGGTTGTGACCGCATCGTGCCGGTCGATATCTACGTTCCGGGCTGCCCGCCGACGGCGGAAGCGCTGATTTACGGCGTGATCCAGCTCCAGAACAAGATTCGCCGCACCAACACCATCGCGCGCAAGGGCTGA
- a CDS encoding NADH-quinone oxidoreductase subunit A has product MTLEAYFPVLIFILFGVVLGLALMSIGRILGPNKPDPAKLSPYECGFEAFEDARMKFDVRYYLIAILFILFDLETAFLFPWGVALKDIGWPGFFAMGVFLLEFIVGFVYIWKKGALDWE; this is encoded by the coding sequence TTGACTCTCGAAGCCTACTTCCCCGTCCTCATCTTCATCCTCTTTGGTGTCGTGCTCGGTTTGGCACTGATGTCCATCGGTCGGATACTCGGTCCCAACAAGCCTGATCCCGCGAAGCTGTCGCCATACGAGTGCGGCTTCGAAGCATTCGAGGATGCGCGCATGAAGTTCGACGTGCGCTACTACCTCATCGCCATCCTGTTCATCCTGTTCGATCTCGAAACGGCTTTCCTGTTTCCGTGGGGCGTTGCCCTCAAGGACATCGGCTGGCCCGGGTTCTTCGCGATGGGCGTGTTTCTGCTGGAATTCATCGTGGGCTTCGTCTACATCTGGAAAAAGGGCGCGCTCGATTGGGAGTGA
- the secG gene encoding preprotein translocase subunit SecG, whose amino-acid sequence MAIFKTLLVLVQVLSALGVIGLVLLQHGKGADVGAAFGSGASGSLFGATGSANFLSRTTAVLASLFFVCTLGLTLLGNYKPQTSLGVMGASQAPVASAPAASASAPAAAASGASSVPAAPAVPK is encoded by the coding sequence ATGGCAATCTTCAAGACATTGTTAGTACTGGTGCAGGTCCTGTCGGCACTCGGCGTGATCGGCCTGGTGCTGCTGCAGCATGGCAAGGGCGCGGACGTCGGTGCGGCGTTCGGCTCGGGCGCCTCGGGCAGTCTGTTCGGGGCCACGGGCTCCGCGAACTTCCTGTCGCGTACCACCGCGGTGCTGGCGTCGCTGTTCTTCGTCTGCACGCTGGGTCTGACGCTGCTTGGCAACTACAAGCCGCAGACCTCGCTGGGCGTGATGGGCGCGAGCCAGGCACCGGTTGCAAGCGCGCCGGCCGCATCGGCCTCCGCACCTGCCGCAGCGGCTTCGGGCGCATCGTCCGTGCCCGCCGCACCTGCTGTTCCGAAATAA
- the tpiA gene encoding triose-phosphate isomerase has translation MHGSLAANAALLDGIKAAPARARLAVCAPFPYLAQCQATLAGTAIGWGAQDVSAEVRGAFTGEVAAPMLAEFGCAYVLVGHSERRSYHGETDATVATKALRALESGLTPVVCVGETLAQREAGETETVVGRQLAAVVEALSIEQLGRIVLAYEPVWAIGTGKTATSEQAQAVHAYLRKQVAAASADVAARMQILYGGSVKPDNAAELFSMSDIDGGLIGGASLKAEDFLAIGNA, from the coding sequence ATGCACGGCAGCCTCGCCGCCAACGCGGCACTGCTGGACGGTATCAAGGCGGCACCGGCCCGGGCGCGTCTCGCGGTGTGCGCACCGTTCCCGTATCTGGCACAGTGCCAGGCCACGCTGGCCGGCACGGCGATCGGATGGGGTGCCCAGGACGTGTCCGCGGAAGTGCGCGGGGCGTTCACCGGTGAAGTGGCCGCGCCGATGCTCGCGGAATTCGGTTGCGCCTACGTGCTCGTGGGTCACTCGGAGCGCCGCTCCTATCATGGCGAAACCGATGCGACCGTCGCGACCAAGGCGCTGCGCGCGCTGGAGTCGGGGCTCACTCCCGTGGTCTGCGTGGGCGAGACGCTCGCGCAGCGCGAGGCGGGCGAGACGGAAACCGTGGTGGGGCGTCAGCTGGCCGCCGTGGTGGAGGCGCTCTCTATCGAGCAGCTGGGTCGGATCGTGCTGGCCTATGAGCCCGTCTGGGCCATCGGTACCGGCAAGACCGCGACGAGCGAGCAGGCACAGGCCGTGCACGCGTATCTGCGCAAGCAGGTGGCGGCGGCTTCGGCCGATGTGGCCGCGCGGATGCAGATTCTGTACGGCGGCAGCGTGAAGCCCGATAATGCGGCCGAACTGTTTTCGATGTCCGATATCGACGGAGGCCTGATTGGTGGCGCTTCGTTGAAGGCGGAAGATTTCTTGGCGATCGGCAACGCCTGA
- a CDS encoding NAD(P)H-quinone oxidoreductase, giving the protein MKAIEIREYGAPDVLQLTERPDPVAKAGEILIRVAAAGVNRPDVFQRTGNYPVPPGASDLPGLEVAGVIVGGDLSHAANRFGLKVGDRVCALVQGGGYAELCTAPIEQCLPVPAGLSDIEAAGLPETFFTVWSNVFDRGQLGKGPRGAQETLLIQGGSSGIGTTAIQIAKAMGFRVFVTAGSDDKCKACEALGADRAINYKTQDFAAEVKALTEGKGVDVILDMVAGSYLARELSCIADDGRIVIIALLGGGKAEIPLSDVLRRRITITGSTLRPRPPAFKGAIADALHQHVWPLLASGKIKPVIHKVFPAAQAADAHRLMESSEHVGKIMLTW; this is encoded by the coding sequence ATGAAAGCCATCGAGATCCGTGAATACGGCGCACCCGACGTCCTGCAGCTGACCGAGCGTCCCGATCCCGTCGCCAAGGCCGGCGAGATCCTGATTCGCGTGGCCGCCGCGGGCGTCAATCGTCCCGACGTGTTCCAGCGCACGGGCAACTATCCGGTGCCGCCGGGCGCGTCCGATCTGCCCGGGCTCGAAGTGGCGGGCGTCATCGTGGGTGGCGATCTCTCGCACGCGGCCAATCGTTTCGGCCTCAAGGTCGGCGACCGCGTCTGCGCGCTGGTGCAGGGCGGCGGCTACGCGGAACTGTGCACCGCGCCGATCGAGCAATGCCTGCCGGTGCCGGCCGGGCTCAGCGACATCGAGGCGGCGGGCCTGCCCGAGACGTTCTTCACGGTGTGGAGCAACGTGTTCGATCGCGGCCAGCTGGGCAAGGGCCCGCGCGGCGCGCAGGAAACGCTGCTGATCCAGGGCGGGTCCAGCGGGATCGGCACGACTGCGATCCAGATCGCGAAGGCGATGGGCTTCCGGGTGTTCGTCACGGCGGGCAGCGACGACAAGTGCAAGGCCTGCGAGGCGCTCGGCGCCGATCGCGCGATCAACTACAAGACGCAGGACTTCGCGGCCGAGGTCAAGGCGCTGACCGAAGGCAAGGGTGTGGACGTGATCCTCGACATGGTCGCGGGTTCGTACCTCGCGCGCGAACTGTCGTGCATCGCCGACGACGGCCGCATCGTGATCATCGCGCTGCTCGGCGGCGGCAAGGCCGAGATTCCGCTCTCCGACGTACTGCGCCGTCGCATCACGATCACCGGTTCCACGCTGCGTCCGCGTCCGCCCGCGTTCAAGGGGGCGATTGCCGACGCGCTCCACCAGCACGTATGGCCGCTGCTCGCGTCGGGCAAGATCAAGCCCGTGATCCACAAGGTGTTCCCCGCCGCGCAGGCCGCGGATGCGCACCGCCTCATGGAATCGAGCGAGCACGTGGGCAAGATCATGCTCACGTGGTAA